The proteins below are encoded in one region of Amycolatopsis magusensis:
- a CDS encoding TlpA family protein disulfide reductase encodes MTTATKWAVAVGVLLLAVIVAVLPNRDGTAPAEDLGPARAKAALAACTAVTPGQALAGVKADCLGDGGQVDLAAAVGPGPTLVNIWATWCQPCRTELPVLAAYAAEPGAARVLTVQVASSPSDGLELLAELGVRLPAVYDGDGQTGPVRSALKVPPALPASYVVTPGGEVRFIDNPRLLADVAQVREAVARYAA; translated from the coding sequence TTGACCACGGCGACCAAGTGGGCCGTCGCGGTCGGGGTGCTGCTGCTCGCGGTGATCGTCGCCGTGCTGCCGAACCGGGACGGGACCGCGCCCGCCGAGGACCTCGGCCCGGCGCGCGCGAAGGCGGCGCTGGCCGCGTGCACGGCCGTTACCCCTGGTCAGGCGCTCGCTGGGGTCAAGGCGGACTGCCTGGGTGACGGCGGCCAGGTCGACCTCGCGGCCGCGGTCGGCCCCGGTCCGACGCTGGTCAACATCTGGGCCACCTGGTGCCAGCCGTGCCGCACCGAGCTGCCGGTCCTCGCCGCCTACGCGGCCGAGCCCGGGGCCGCGCGCGTGCTCACCGTGCAGGTCGCCAGCTCGCCGTCGGACGGCCTGGAACTGCTCGCCGAGCTGGGCGTCCGCCTGCCCGCCGTGTACGACGGGGACGGGCAGACCGGGCCGGTGCGCAGTGCGCTGAAGGTCCCGCCGGCACTGCCCGCGTCCTATGTGGTCACCCCGGGCGGGGAGGTCCGGTTCATCGACAACCCGCGCCTGCTCGCCGACGTGGCCCAGGTGCGCGAAGCCGTCGCGAGATATGCCGCATGA
- the nth gene encoding endonuclease III: MGGAPARSVDGESRLALVRRVRRMKRCLDQAYPDAHCELDFTTPLELLVAVVLSAQTTDVRVNQVTPALFARYRTAADYAGADRAELEEYLRPTGFFRAKANSVMGLGAALVERFDGEVPGKQADLITLPGVGRKTANVVLGDAFGVPGITVDTHFGRLVRRWGWTDLEDPVKVEHAIGELIPRKEWTMLSHRTIFHGRRVCHARKPACGACPLARDCPSYGTGPIEFEEAAKLVKGEEREHLLAMVTGS; the protein is encoded by the coding sequence ATGGGTGGCGCCCCCGCCCGATCCGTCGATGGCGAAAGCCGCCTGGCATTGGTGAGACGCGTCCGGCGGATGAAACGTTGCCTCGATCAGGCGTATCCCGACGCGCACTGCGAGCTGGACTTCACCACCCCGCTGGAGCTGCTCGTCGCGGTGGTCCTGTCCGCGCAGACCACGGACGTGCGGGTGAACCAGGTCACTCCCGCGTTGTTCGCGCGCTACCGCACGGCCGCCGACTACGCCGGCGCCGACCGCGCCGAGCTGGAGGAATACCTCCGACCCACCGGTTTCTTCCGGGCGAAGGCGAACTCGGTGATGGGCCTCGGGGCCGCACTGGTGGAACGGTTCGACGGCGAAGTGCCGGGCAAGCAGGCCGATTTGATCACCCTTCCCGGTGTCGGCCGGAAAACCGCGAACGTGGTACTCGGCGACGCGTTCGGTGTGCCGGGAATCACGGTCGACACCCATTTCGGGCGACTCGTGCGCCGCTGGGGCTGGACCGATCTCGAGGACCCGGTGAAGGTCGAGCACGCGATCGGCGAGCTGATCCCGCGCAAGGAGTGGACGATGCTGTCCCACCGGACGATCTTCCACGGCAGGCGCGTCTGCCACGCCCGCAAACCGGCCTGCGGGGCCTGCCCGCTGGCCCGCGACTGCCCCTCCTACGGCACCGGCCCGATCGAGTTCGAAGAGGCCGCGAAGCTGGTCAAGGGGGAGGAGCGCGAACACCTGCTGGCGATGGTGACCGGGTCTTGA
- the nhaA gene encoding Na+/H+ antiporter NhaA, with translation MSTPEPRLPAKAAEFARYLRTETTGGLILLAAAAIALLVANSPLGDTYRAIRDFSLGPHFLHLDLSIGDWAKDGLLALFFFVAGLELKRELVVGELSKFKQAILPIFAALGGMVVPAVVALAIGWGEPGMDRAWAIPVATDIAFALGVLALTGSNLPSSARVFLLSLAVVDDLGAIIVIAVLFTTGFNLLAAAVALVALALYAWLQHRRVRAWWIYVPLAVITWVAVHSAGIHATIAGVALGLLTRVRPDDGEEHAPALRLEHRLQPWSAALAVPLFALFAAGIEIDGDALAAVFTSALPLAVMIGLIGGKVVGILGASALAVRLGFAAKPRGMDWRDMTALSVLGGVGFTVSLLIADLALVGDQAEQAKAAVLIASAIASLAAAALLLRRSRVHANTEDTDDQ, from the coding sequence GTGAGCACACCGGAACCCCGGCTCCCCGCCAAGGCCGCCGAGTTCGCGCGTTACCTGCGCACCGAGACCACCGGCGGGCTGATCCTCCTGGCCGCGGCCGCGATCGCGCTGCTCGTGGCGAATTCGCCGCTCGGCGACACCTACCGAGCCATCCGGGACTTCTCGCTGGGCCCGCACTTCCTGCACCTGGATCTGTCCATTGGGGACTGGGCGAAGGACGGCCTGCTCGCGCTGTTCTTCTTCGTCGCCGGGCTGGAGCTCAAGCGCGAACTGGTGGTCGGCGAGCTGTCGAAGTTCAAACAGGCCATCCTGCCGATCTTCGCCGCGCTCGGCGGCATGGTCGTGCCCGCGGTGGTGGCACTGGCCATCGGCTGGGGCGAGCCCGGCATGGACCGCGCGTGGGCCATCCCGGTGGCCACCGACATCGCCTTCGCGCTCGGCGTGCTGGCGCTGACCGGGTCGAACCTGCCGAGCAGCGCGCGGGTCTTCCTGCTCTCCCTGGCGGTGGTCGACGACCTGGGCGCGATCATCGTGATCGCGGTGCTGTTCACCACCGGCTTCAACCTGCTCGCCGCGGCCGTCGCGCTGGTGGCGCTGGCGCTCTACGCCTGGCTGCAGCACCGGCGCGTGCGGGCGTGGTGGATCTACGTACCGCTGGCGGTGATCACGTGGGTCGCCGTGCACTCGGCGGGCATCCACGCCACCATCGCCGGGGTCGCGCTCGGCCTGCTCACCCGCGTCCGCCCGGACGACGGCGAGGAGCACGCGCCGGCGCTCCGGCTGGAGCACCGGCTGCAGCCTTGGTCGGCGGCGCTGGCCGTGCCGCTGTTCGCGTTGTTCGCCGCGGGCATCGAAATCGACGGCGACGCGCTCGCCGCGGTGTTCACCTCGGCGCTGCCGCTGGCGGTGATGATCGGGCTGATCGGCGGCAAGGTGGTCGGCATCCTCGGCGCCAGCGCGCTGGCCGTCCGGCTGGGGTTCGCGGCGAAACCGCGGGGCATGGACTGGCGGGACATGACCGCGCTGTCCGTGCTCGGCGGGGTCGGCTTCACCGTCAGCCTGCTGATCGCCGACCTCGCGCTGGTCGGCGATCAGGCTGAGCAGGCGAAGGCCGCCGTGCTGATCGCCTCCGCGATCGCCTCGCTCGCCGCCGCCGCGCTGCTGCTGCGGCGCAGCCGGGTCCACGCGAATACCGAAGACACCGACGACCAATAG
- a CDS encoding alpha/beta fold hydrolase gives MRAGPDPSIVRIDGPWTHRDVSANGIRLHVAELGTGPLVLLLHGFGEFWWTWHRQLTGLAEAGFRVVAADLRGYGDSDKPPRGYDAWTLAGDVAGLVKALGERRAHLIGHAWGGMLAWTAATLHPRIAASVGALGAAHPLALRGSVTRTAWRGRGGNQARALGHLFGFQVPMAPERKLVRDDAAEVERLMRGWSGPQWTETAEFTEAAAKFRQAMQVPGVAHSSLEYYRWAFRAQFRGEGRRFTEAADKPSPVPVLQVHGQEDRCVLPRTAEASARWRGEDSVFTSLAGVGHYPHLEAPKRTTEILAQFLAKA, from the coding sequence GTGCGCGCAGGTCCCGATCCCTCGATCGTCCGGATCGACGGGCCATGGACCCATCGCGACGTCTCGGCCAACGGCATCCGGCTGCACGTCGCCGAGCTGGGCACCGGGCCGCTCGTACTGCTGCTGCACGGGTTCGGCGAGTTCTGGTGGACCTGGCACCGGCAGCTGACCGGCCTGGCCGAGGCCGGGTTCCGGGTGGTCGCCGCGGATCTGCGCGGCTACGGGGATTCCGACAAACCACCACGCGGGTATGACGCGTGGACCCTCGCCGGTGACGTCGCCGGGCTGGTCAAGGCGCTCGGGGAACGCCGCGCGCACCTGATCGGGCACGCCTGGGGCGGCATGCTCGCCTGGACCGCGGCCACGTTGCACCCGCGGATCGCCGCGTCCGTCGGCGCGCTCGGTGCCGCGCACCCACTGGCCCTGCGTGGCTCGGTGACCAGGACAGCCTGGCGCGGCCGGGGCGGCAACCAGGCCCGCGCGCTCGGCCACCTCTTCGGGTTCCAGGTGCCGATGGCCCCGGAACGCAAGCTGGTCCGGGACGACGCGGCCGAGGTGGAACGCCTGATGCGCGGCTGGTCCGGTCCCCAGTGGACGGAGACGGCCGAGTTCACCGAAGCCGCCGCGAAGTTCCGGCAGGCGATGCAGGTGCCCGGGGTGGCGCACAGTTCGCTCGAGTACTACCGGTGGGCCTTCCGCGCGCAGTTCCGCGGCGAGGGCAGGCGGTTCACCGAAGCCGCGGACAAGCCGAGCCCGGTGCCGGTGCTCCAGGTGCACGGCCAGGAGGACCGGTGCGTGCTGCCGCGCACGGCCGAGGCGTCGGCACGCTGGCGCGGCGAGGACTCGGTGTTCACCTCACTCGCCGGCGTCGGCCACTACCCGCACCTGGAAGCCCCGAAGCGCACCACGGAGATCCTGGCGCAGTTCCTCGCCAAGGCTTAG
- a CDS encoding GntR family transcriptional regulator, with the protein MAARSGREKAYEFLKGSVLPDPEAQGQFISEQELATRIGVSRTPIREALLMLAAEDLVQLVPNRGAYIAPLTGRDLSELIELRGMMERFAAEKTIAGGGAPVEQMRATLQRQSDVDDPAQAREFIELDTVFHTLLIDAAGNAMLSKAYAGLRDRQLRAGLVALFACPNRQLAVCEEHRAIVDGLAAQDLAATHAAIDHHLGTTLKLQLTS; encoded by the coding sequence ATGGCCGCCCGGTCCGGCCGCGAGAAGGCCTACGAGTTCCTCAAGGGTTCGGTGCTGCCGGACCCCGAAGCCCAGGGCCAGTTCATCAGCGAGCAGGAGCTCGCGACCCGCATCGGCGTCTCGCGCACGCCGATCCGCGAGGCACTGCTGATGCTCGCCGCCGAGGACCTCGTGCAGCTCGTGCCCAACCGCGGTGCCTACATCGCCCCGCTCACCGGCCGCGACCTCTCCGAACTGATCGAGCTGCGCGGCATGATGGAACGCTTCGCCGCGGAAAAGACGATCGCCGGGGGCGGGGCACCGGTGGAACAGATGCGGGCCACGCTCCAGCGTCAGTCCGATGTGGACGATCCGGCGCAGGCGAGGGAGTTCATCGAGCTGGACACGGTTTTCCACACCCTGCTCATCGACGCCGCCGGGAACGCCATGCTCAGCAAGGCCTACGCCGGGCTGCGCGACCGGCAGCTGCGGGCCGGGCTGGTCGCGTTGTTCGCCTGCCCGAACCGCCAGCTCGCCGTCTGCGAGGAGCACCGGGCGATCGTCGACGGCCTGGCGGCGCAGGACCTCGCCGCCACGCACGCCGCCATCGACCACCACCTCGGCACCACCCTCAAACTTCAGTTGACCAGCTGA
- a CDS encoding phage holin family protein, whose translation MKPVSSPKHQLNDADGMGAVPYLPLSDDRERNGDQSIGALVKDATQHLSTLVRAEVELAKSEVVGEVKKGVKGSVFFVIALVVALYSSFFFFFFLGELLSEWLVRWAAFGIVFALMLVVAALFGFLGYRKVKKIRAPERTIDSVKETAAALKPRQHSGDELPAVRD comes from the coding sequence ATGAAGCCCGTGAGCAGCCCCAAGCACCAACTCAACGATGCCGATGGCATGGGCGCCGTCCCCTACCTCCCGCTGTCCGACGACCGCGAGCGCAACGGGGACCAGTCGATCGGTGCGCTGGTCAAGGACGCCACACAGCACCTGTCGACGCTGGTCAGGGCCGAGGTCGAACTGGCCAAATCGGAGGTCGTCGGCGAGGTCAAGAAGGGCGTCAAGGGCAGCGTCTTCTTCGTCATCGCCCTGGTCGTCGCGCTGTACAGCTCGTTCTTCTTCTTTTTCTTCCTCGGCGAACTGCTGTCGGAGTGGCTCGTGCGCTGGGCCGCGTTCGGCATCGTGTTCGCGCTGATGCTCGTGGTCGCCGCGTTGTTCGGCTTCCTCGGTTATCGCAAGGTGAAGAAGATCCGCGCGCCGGAACGCACGATCGACAGCGTCAAGGAGACCGCCGCCGCGCTGAAGCCGCGTCAGCATTCCGGGGACGAACTCCCCGCGGTGCGCGACTGA
- a CDS encoding peptide MFS transporter, with protein MSTTSTEVGKDKGFFGHPRGLANLFGVEMWERFSFYGMQGILAIYLYYATTEGGLGLEKPTALGIVGAYGGLVYLSTIVGAWIADRLLGSERTLFYSALLIMAGHISLALLPGFAGVGVGLVCVALGSGGLKGNATALVGGLYAENDERRDGGFTLFYMGVNVGGWIGPLLTGLAQEELGFHYGFGLAAIGMAAGLVQYTLGRRNLPESGRVVPNPLPANRRPLVVVVAVVVVALIVVAVLTGFVTAENLSDRTILVIIVASVAYFAVLLTSKKTTPLERRRVASFIPMFIASAAFFALFQQQFTVIAAYTDERLNRNLFGWEMPVSWMNSVNPVFILLFAPVFAAIWTKLGDRQPSSPVKFALGTALAGVSFLLFLPLAGGGPASTPLLALAGIILVVTWAELSLSPVGLSLSTKLAPAAFQTQMVALNFLSVALGTALSGWLARFYSAENEGPYFGTLGAICIGIGILLVLGSPFIKKMMSGVR; from the coding sequence GTGAGTACTACCTCTACCGAGGTCGGCAAGGACAAGGGGTTCTTCGGGCACCCACGAGGGCTGGCGAACCTCTTCGGCGTGGAGATGTGGGAACGCTTCTCCTTCTACGGGATGCAAGGCATTCTCGCCATCTACCTCTACTACGCGACCACCGAAGGTGGCCTCGGCCTGGAGAAACCGACCGCGCTCGGCATCGTCGGCGCGTACGGCGGCCTGGTCTACCTCTCCACCATCGTCGGCGCCTGGATCGCCGACCGCCTGCTCGGCTCCGAGCGCACGCTGTTCTACAGCGCGTTGCTGATCATGGCCGGGCACATCAGCCTCGCGCTGCTCCCCGGGTTCGCCGGGGTCGGCGTCGGCCTGGTGTGCGTCGCCCTGGGCAGCGGCGGGCTGAAGGGCAACGCCACCGCGCTGGTCGGCGGACTCTACGCGGAGAACGACGAACGCCGCGACGGCGGCTTCACCCTCTTCTACATGGGCGTCAACGTGGGCGGCTGGATCGGCCCGCTGCTCACCGGGCTGGCGCAGGAGGAACTGGGCTTCCACTACGGCTTCGGGCTGGCCGCGATCGGCATGGCCGCCGGGCTGGTCCAGTACACGCTGGGGCGCAGGAACCTGCCCGAAAGCGGTCGCGTGGTGCCGAACCCGCTGCCCGCGAACCGCCGTCCGCTGGTCGTGGTGGTCGCGGTCGTGGTGGTGGCGCTGATCGTGGTGGCGGTGCTGACCGGGTTCGTCACCGCGGAGAACCTGTCCGACCGCACCATCCTGGTGATCATCGTCGCCTCGGTCGCGTACTTCGCGGTGTTGCTGACGAGCAAGAAGACCACCCCGCTGGAGCGCAGGCGGGTGGCGTCGTTCATCCCGATGTTCATCGCCAGCGCCGCGTTCTTCGCGTTGTTCCAGCAGCAGTTCACCGTGATCGCGGCTTACACCGACGAGCGGCTGAACCGGAACCTGTTCGGCTGGGAAATGCCCGTTTCGTGGATGAACTCGGTGAACCCGGTGTTCATCCTGCTGTTCGCGCCGGTGTTCGCCGCGATCTGGACGAAACTGGGCGACCGGCAGCCGTCGTCGCCGGTCAAGTTCGCGCTGGGCACCGCGCTCGCCGGGGTGTCGTTCCTGCTGTTCCTGCCGCTGGCGGGCGGTGGCCCGGCATCGACGCCGCTGCTGGCGCTGGCCGGGATCATCCTGGTGGTGACGTGGGCGGAACTGAGCCTTTCGCCGGTGGGGTTGTCGCTGTCGACGAAACTGGCGCCGGCCGCGTTCCAGACGCAGATGGTGGCGCTGAACTTCCTTTCGGTCGCGCTGGGCACGGCGTTGTCCGGCTGGCTGGCGCGGTTCTACAGCGCGGAGAACGAAGGACCGTACTTCGGCACGCTGGGCGCGATCTGCATCGGGATCGGGATCCTGCTGGTGCTGGGGTCGCCGTTCATCAAGAAGATGATGTCCGGGGTGCGCTGA
- a CDS encoding MarP family serine protease, giving the protein MNWVDVLVVLLAVLAAVSGARQGVLVALPAFLGVLIGAVVGIRLAPLIVDLFDNPALRVAVVVGVVVFLVALGETLGVWVGRKLRNKISSPKLSGVDNTLGAIVQGLVVFVVAWLIAVPLTSVAGLPGLAKAINNSTVLGGVDQVMPDSAQGLPNELRKLLDASGFPSIVAPFQQAPKADVAPPDENLQASTVVRQLRGSVLKVRGNAPACSRALEGSGFVIAPQRVMTNAHVVAGTDETAVETPQGRLPARVVHFDPATDVAILAVPRLEAEPLEFADRPAQAGDDAIALGYPLDGPYTATSARVRQQITLRGPDIYDTNTVQRDVFTVRAGIRSGNSGGPLVNPQGEVIGVVFGAAVEDPDTGFTLTAAEVAPEVAGAPGYGAAVSTGPCAA; this is encoded by the coding sequence GTGAACTGGGTTGACGTGCTCGTGGTGCTGCTGGCGGTGCTGGCGGCGGTTTCCGGGGCGCGTCAGGGGGTGCTCGTCGCCCTGCCCGCCTTCCTCGGCGTGCTCATCGGGGCTGTCGTGGGCATCCGGCTGGCGCCGCTGATCGTGGACCTGTTCGACAACCCCGCGCTGCGCGTGGCGGTGGTCGTCGGCGTGGTGGTCTTCCTGGTGGCGCTGGGCGAGACGCTCGGTGTGTGGGTGGGCCGCAAACTGCGGAACAAGATCAGCTCGCCGAAGCTGTCCGGAGTGGACAACACGCTCGGCGCGATCGTGCAGGGCCTGGTGGTCTTCGTCGTCGCCTGGCTGATCGCGGTCCCGCTGACCAGCGTGGCCGGCCTGCCGGGGCTGGCCAAGGCGATCAACAACTCGACCGTGCTCGGCGGGGTCGACCAGGTGATGCCGGATTCGGCGCAGGGCCTGCCGAACGAGCTGCGCAAGCTGCTCGACGCGTCCGGCTTCCCGTCCATCGTCGCGCCCTTCCAGCAGGCACCGAAGGCGGACGTCGCGCCGCCCGACGAGAACCTGCAGGCGAGCACGGTGGTCCGCCAGCTGCGCGGCAGCGTGCTGAAGGTCCGCGGCAACGCGCCCGCCTGCTCCCGCGCGCTGGAGGGCAGCGGTTTCGTCATCGCGCCGCAGCGGGTGATGACGAACGCGCACGTGGTCGCCGGGACCGACGAGACCGCGGTCGAGACACCGCAGGGCAGGCTCCCCGCCCGCGTCGTCCACTTCGACCCGGCGACCGACGTCGCCATCCTCGCCGTGCCGCGGCTGGAAGCCGAGCCGCTGGAGTTCGCCGACCGGCCCGCGCAGGCCGGGGACGACGCCATCGCGCTGGGCTACCCGCTCGACGGCCCGTACACCGCGACCTCGGCCCGCGTGCGGCAGCAGATCACCCTGCGGGGACCGGACATCTACGACACCAACACCGTGCAGCGGGACGTGTTCACCGTGCGCGCCGGGATCCGGAGCGGGAACTCCGGCGGGCCGCTGGTGAACCCGCAGGGCGAGGTGATCGGCGTGGTGTTCGGCGCGGCGGTGGAGGACCCGGACACCGGGTTCACGCTGACCGCCGCGGAGGTGGCGCCCGAGGTGGCGGGCGCGCCCGGCTACGGCGCCGCCGTCAGCACCGGCCCGTGCGCGGCCTAG
- a CDS encoding NUDIX hydrolase yields the protein MTENGPLVDAESVPEWLRGLVAASGKVDASAFTKFQPPRGTKTRPAAVLVLFGEGPRGPDVLLLRRADTLDSHAGQVAFPGGGADEDDGGPVGTALREAEEETGVLPSGVRPVAVLPDLWVPVSGFSVTPVLAHWVNPSPVHAVDPGETAAVARVAIEDLLDPANRYQVRRTGYDWVGPVFDVDGLFVWGFTAGLLAAVLDLGGWSREWDKTDVRDLDQALAAHAARARAVYNGGSVERERS from the coding sequence ATGACTGAGAACGGACCGCTGGTCGACGCCGAGAGCGTGCCGGAGTGGCTGCGCGGGCTGGTGGCCGCGAGCGGGAAGGTGGACGCGTCGGCGTTCACCAAGTTCCAGCCGCCGCGGGGCACGAAGACGCGCCCGGCCGCGGTGCTGGTGCTGTTCGGCGAGGGCCCGCGTGGTCCGGACGTGCTGCTGCTGCGCCGCGCCGACACGCTCGACTCGCACGCCGGTCAGGTCGCCTTCCCCGGTGGTGGCGCTGACGAGGACGACGGCGGACCGGTCGGCACGGCCCTGCGCGAGGCCGAGGAGGAGACCGGCGTGCTGCCGTCCGGGGTGCGCCCGGTGGCCGTGCTGCCCGACCTTTGGGTGCCCGTCTCCGGCTTCTCGGTGACACCCGTGCTGGCGCACTGGGTGAACCCTTCGCCGGTCCACGCCGTAGATCCGGGGGAGACCGCGGCGGTCGCGCGGGTCGCGATCGAGGACCTGCTCGACCCGGCCAACCGGTACCAGGTGCGCCGCACGGGATACGACTGGGTGGGGCCGGTGTTCGACGTCGACGGGCTGTTCGTGTGGGGCTTCACGGCCGGCCTGCTGGCCGCCGTGCTCGACCTCGGTGGCTGGTCACGGGAATGGGACAAAACTGACGTACGGGATCTCGATCAAGCGCTGGCCGCGCACGCGGCACGGGCTCGGGCGGTGTACAACGGTGGCTCCGTGGAGAGGGAGCGATCGTGA
- a CDS encoding MFS transporter, with amino-acid sequence MTAQEQVDGRSLRRAFAASLSGTALEWYDFAAYSVAAATIFGELFFPAGDKLAGTMAAFSTYAVGYLARPLGGFVFGRLGDVIGRKRVLVFTLILTGVATFLIGVLPTYENIGGFAAVLLVALRFAQGVGIGGEWGGAVLLSSEFGDPRKRGFWASAAQVGPPAGNLLANGVLALLAVLLTEAQFNSWGWRVAFLLSGVLVLFGLWIRLKLEETPVFKKIAEKGDRPQAPISEVFRDERRGLVAAVLIRVCPDVLYALFTVFVLTYMTQELEMSRSEGLTAVMIGSAFQLVLIPAAGALSDRVNRRKLYLAGTIAAGIWPFVFFPMVSGGSFLAVVVGIVLALVIHALLYGPQAALVTEQFSPRLRYTGSSLGYTLAGVVGGALAPLLFTALFAGFGTWLAIAGYVLLTAIVTIIGVLLGRDPDPAEYEPREDADQLVN; translated from the coding sequence ATGACTGCACAAGAACAGGTGGACGGCCGCTCGCTGCGGCGCGCCTTCGCGGCGAGCCTGTCCGGGACCGCGCTGGAGTGGTACGACTTCGCCGCCTACTCGGTCGCCGCGGCGACGATCTTCGGCGAGTTGTTCTTCCCCGCGGGCGACAAACTGGCGGGCACCATGGCCGCCTTCTCCACCTACGCCGTCGGCTACCTGGCCCGCCCGCTCGGCGGCTTCGTCTTCGGCAGGCTCGGCGACGTGATCGGCCGCAAGCGCGTGCTGGTGTTCACGCTGATCCTGACCGGCGTGGCCACCTTCCTGATCGGCGTGCTGCCGACCTACGAGAACATCGGTGGCTTCGCCGCGGTGCTCCTGGTCGCGCTCCGGTTCGCCCAGGGCGTCGGCATCGGCGGTGAGTGGGGTGGCGCGGTCCTGCTCTCCAGCGAATTCGGTGATCCACGCAAACGCGGGTTCTGGGCGTCGGCCGCCCAGGTCGGACCCCCGGCGGGCAACCTGCTCGCCAACGGGGTGCTCGCCCTGCTGGCCGTGTTGCTCACCGAAGCCCAGTTCAACTCGTGGGGCTGGCGGGTCGCGTTCCTGCTGTCCGGCGTACTCGTCCTCTTCGGACTGTGGATTCGCCTGAAGCTCGAAGAAACCCCGGTGTTCAAGAAGATCGCGGAGAAGGGCGACCGGCCGCAGGCGCCGATCTCCGAGGTGTTCCGCGACGAACGCCGCGGCCTGGTCGCGGCCGTGCTGATCCGCGTCTGCCCCGACGTGCTCTACGCGTTGTTCACCGTCTTCGTGCTGACCTACATGACGCAGGAACTGGAGATGTCGCGCAGCGAGGGGCTGACCGCGGTGATGATCGGCTCGGCGTTCCAGCTCGTGCTCATCCCCGCTGCCGGCGCGCTGTCCGACCGGGTCAACCGCCGCAAGCTGTACCTGGCCGGCACGATCGCCGCCGGGATCTGGCCGTTCGTCTTCTTCCCGATGGTCAGCGGTGGCTCGTTCCTCGCGGTGGTGGTCGGCATCGTGCTCGCGCTGGTCATCCACGCGCTGCTGTACGGCCCGCAGGCCGCGCTGGTCACCGAGCAGTTCTCGCCGCGCCTGCGCTACACCGGCAGTTCACTCGGCTACACACTGGCCGGGGTGGTCGGCGGGGCGCTCGCGCCGCTGCTGTTCACCGCGTTGTTCGCCGGGTTCGGCACCTGGCTGGCGATCGCCGGGTACGTGCTGCTGACCGCGATCGTCACGATCATCGGCGTGCTGCTCGGCCGCGACCCCGACCCGGCGGAGTACGAACCCCGCGAAGACGCCGATCAGCTGGTCAACTGA
- a CDS encoding DUF2848 domain-containing protein — MPEYPRLSFTLPDGSEVHTEVHTLLNAGYAGRSQDDVAAHVAELAELGVPAPSTTPALYPVAPYLASQTDEVPVQHARTSGEAEWALVITGPSPEDVLLTAACDHTDRALEVHGVAWSKNAGPDVLARQAWRLVDVEDRLDELVLRAWAGDTEIQHGTLAELLTPAYWLDVLRTRGWYEPGVVLISGTIPMHHGVDQFSASWKVELSDPKTGNSIDLAYRVRPLPEPIG; from the coding sequence ATGCCGGAGTACCCACGGCTCAGCTTCACCCTGCCGGACGGCAGCGAGGTGCACACGGAAGTGCACACGCTGCTGAACGCGGGCTACGCCGGCCGCAGCCAGGACGACGTCGCCGCGCACGTGGCCGAGCTGGCCGAACTGGGTGTCCCGGCGCCGTCGACCACGCCCGCGCTGTACCCGGTGGCGCCGTACCTGGCCAGCCAGACCGACGAGGTCCCGGTGCAACACGCCCGCACCTCAGGCGAGGCGGAATGGGCGCTGGTGATCACCGGCCCGTCGCCGGAAGACGTCCTGCTGACCGCCGCGTGCGACCACACCGACCGGGCGCTCGAGGTGCACGGGGTGGCTTGGAGCAAGAACGCCGGCCCGGACGTCCTGGCACGCCAGGCGTGGCGCTTGGTCGACGTGGAAGACCGACTGGATGAACTGGTCCTACGCGCCTGGGCCGGTGACACGGAAATCCAACACGGGACGCTCGCGGAACTGCTGACACCTGCTTATTGGCTGGACGTCCTACGCACCCGAGGCTGGTACGAACCCGGCGTGGTCCTCATCTCCGGCACCATCCCCATGCACCACGGCGTGGACCAGTTCAGCGCTTCCTGGAAAGTCGAACTGAGCGACCCGAAAACCGGGAACTCGATCGACCTGGCCTACCGAGTACGCCCCCTCCCAGAGCCCATCGGCTGA